The Macaca fascicularis isolate 582-1 chromosome 13, T2T-MFA8v1.1 sequence ACCCTTGCCACCTTGGCTACCTTGAAAACCAGCAAGTCCCACCTCTGTCTTCCCATGTCCAGTCTGATTGCTGGAAAAGGGAAAGCCATTTTGTCTCTCTATGTGGTCGACTTCACCTTCTGTGTTGCTGTGGTCTCTGTCTCTTACATCATGATTGCTCAGACCCTGCGGAAGAACGCTCAAGTCAGAAAGTGTCCCCCTGTAATCACAGTCGATGCTTCCAGACCACAGCCTTTCATGGGGGTCCCTGTGCAGGGAGGTGGAGATCCCATCCAGTGTGCCATGCCGGCTCTGTATAGGAACCAGAATTACAACAAACTGCAGCACGTTCAGACCCGTGGATATACCAAGAGTCCCAACCAGCTGGCCACCCCTGCAGCGAGCCGACTCCAGCTGGTATCAGCCATCAACCTCTCCACTGCCAAGGATTCCAAAGCCGTGGTCACCTGCGTGATCATTGTGCTGTCAGTCCTGGTGTGCTGTCTTCCACTGGGGATCTCCTTGGTACAGGTGGTTCTCTCCAGCAATGGGAGCTTCATTCTTTACCAGTTTGAATTGTTTGGATTTACCCTTATATTTTTCAAGTCAGGATTAAACCCTTTTATATATTCTCGGAACAGTGCAGGGCTGAGAAGGAAAGTGCTCTGGTGCCTCCAGTACATAGGCCTGGGTTTTTTCTGCTGCAAACAAAAGACTCGACTTCGAGCCATGGGAAAAGGGAACCTCGAAGTCAACAGAAACAAATCCTCCCATCATGAAACAAACTCTGCCTACATGTTATCTCCAAAGCCACAGAAGAAATTTGTGGACCAGGCTTGTGGCCCAAGTCATTCAAAGGAAAGTGTGGTGAGCCCCAAGATCTCTGCTGGACATCAACACTGTGGTCAGAGCAGCTCAACCCCCATCAACACTCGGATTGAACCTTACTACAGCATCTATAACAGCAGCCCTTCCCAGGAGGAGAGCAGCCCATGTAACTTACAGCCAGTAAACTCTTTTGGATTTGCCAATTCATATATTGCCATGCATTATCACACCACTAATGACTTAATGCAGGAATATGACAGCACTTCAGCCAAGCAGATTCCAGTTCCCTCTGTTTAAAGTCACTGAGGCTATAggatcttatttttgtttctgataCTAATGGACTTTCTTCTAACTTTGAGTTCAGTGACGGATCAAAACCTAAAAGATTCAACTGAAAAGTTGGCAGTTATGGTTTTCTTTCGTCTGATGTGTCAGTATGTGTTGATTTGCTTTGTAGTTTGTTGACATCTTAAGATTTGATGTGAAAGTTTTAGATTTTTACCTTGATCTTTGCCCCAGTCTTTTGTACCAAACCTTTAAATAGATGCCAGGAATGAAGCTACTGTGTTAAAGTAGAAAGTCAACCGATTTTTATGATTTGAGTCAGTGTTATGTGTCTTCAAAATAAGATATTGACTGgacttttttaaagaatgtgaAGGTGTGATTTTTGCTGaggtgttatttttattaaatgaattgtaaattttgattttttgaagtgCTGAAATTGGGAACACTATACCTTTTTGGTAGCAGGTtgatttgaataaataatatattgttagctgggtgcagtggtgtgcacctgtagtcctagctacttgggaggctgaggcaggaggatcacttgagcttgggagtatgagtccagcctgggcaacacagcaagacctgtctctaaaagaaatgtatatattcttttttttcttttttctttttttgagacagagtttcactcttgttgcccaggctggagtgcaatggcacaatctcggctcaccgcagcctccacctcccgggttcaagcgattctcctgcctcagcctcccgactagctgggattacaggtgcataccaccatgcctggctaatttttgtatttttagtagagacagggtttctccgtgttggtcaggctggtcttgaactcctgaccttaggtgatccgcctgccttggccacctaaagtgctgggattacaggcatgagccactgcacccagccagaaatatatatattcttaaggcagaaaaggagataactctgtctttaccaaaaacacTCAAACATAGGCATTAGGTACTTTTCTTTCATAGGACAGTCAACTAAGAACATAGTAGTGTGATTATTGCCATTTCTTATTATAGACATATTTTATGTCAATTGAGTAGGTTTACagttcttttgaaaaagaaatatgtttgggccaggcgaggtggctcacgcctataatcccagcactttgggaggctgaggcgggtggatcacctgaggtcaggagttcgagaccagcctggccaacatggtgaaaccccgtctctactaaaaacacaaaaattagccaggtgtggtggcaagtgcctgtaatcccatctacttgggaggttgaggcaggagaatcgcttgaacctgggagacagaggttacagtgagctgagattgtgccattgcatccagcctgggtgacaagagcaagacttcatcttaaaaaaaaaaaggaaaaagaaaaagaaaaaaaagatatatttttgcttgttaaaagtgtattctttttttttttttttttttttttctgagatggagtcttgctctgtcgcccaggctggagtgcagtggtatgatctctgctcactgcaacctgcacctcgcaggctcaagcgattctcttgcctcagcctcccaagttgctgtggttacaggcatgtgccaccacacccagctcatttttgtatttttagtagaaatggggtttcaccatgttggccaggctggtcttgaactcctgtcctcaggtgatctgcctgcctcggcctcccaacatgctggaattacaggcgtgagccgccccACCTGGCCCAAAAGTGAATTGTTTCTGAATGATCTTACTCGAGAAGCCTAGTGACAAGGACTGCGTCTATGGTAGCGGTGCACTCTTCCCGGGAGAGAAGGCACTGCTGTAATCATCTCAGTTGCTGGTgttctgtggaaaacagtgtggactCCTGTCATGCATTGGGCAATATTCATTATTGCTTAACAAGGTGTAGAGATGAGATTGGGAATGTTTTGATTTATGTTTTCCTTCTGTGTGAGAAGAGTTTGCTAACTGCCTGACAGTATTCAAGTAACTATTTAGAAATGacttttttgtctttatatattACTATGGTAGAAAAATTCTCAAGATAATCTATTTTCAaactaattgttttatttctctcccaTTAATCTTAAACTGGAAatggacagaaagaaaaaatagattaagtATTTCTTTACCTGAAACTAATTTTACTATATGCTCTGCGATTCCTAGCATAACAACTGTGAActcatatttttatgtaaaaatattttcattatacagTTAGTATTTGAACTCACTAGGTTTTTAAATGTTAGACACCCAAGATGAGCATCAATATACAACACCTATCTTTATAAGTTGTTATAGTCAAGAATTATTATTGCACATTGGAAGGTGCTTTGTTCCTTTAcataaaaggcttttttttttttttttttttttttttgtagaaacagagtgtcattctgtcacccaggctaaagtgcagtggcatgatctcagctcactgcaacttccacctcccgggttcaagcaattttcttgcctcagcctctggagtagctgggattacaggtgcctgccaccatgcccagctaatttttgtatttttggtagagacagggtttcaccatgatagccaggctggtcttgtattcttggcctcaagtgatgcacctgcctcggcctcccaaagtgctaggattacaggcgtgagaaacCACATCCAGCTGAAAGGCATTTAATTATAGTTTCCTCCCCCAGTTATCCCCAAATACAGGGGTCATGAGAGGTATAGAGAAGACAGAATAGATATTCAGTTAGAACTCTGCTCAACCTCATCTTACAACTGTTACCTTTCAGTATTGATCAgttatttctatttctgagaTTTAAATATGaggcatacattttattttgttttccttttcttctaaatgtttttcTTGCCACACCCAGGGATAGCCTCAGATTACTTTGTTTTTAAGTTCACCTTTTAGACTGATTTGCCTACCTactccctccttcttttcctttctccctccctccttccctttttccctttcttttcttttctttttttttttttttttttgagatggagtctcactcttgttgcctaggctggagtacagtggcacgatctcagctcactgcaaccaccacctcccgggttcaagcgattctcctgcctcagcctcctgagtagctgggattacaggtgcacaccaccatgcccagctaatttttgtatttttaatagagacaaggtttcaccatgttagccaggctggtctcgcactcctgaccttgtgatccacccacctcggcctcccaaagtgctgggcttacaggcatgagccagtgcacctggcctattATCTCTTTTTAACAAAGAGTTAAGAAATCTAATATTCTCTCCCAAGATCATTTGAAGAATTGTGGCAAATTAGGAATTAGATTTTTGTCTTAATTCAAAACCTGGTATTTACCCCAGTATGCCAAACAGCTTTATAAAGAATACAACATTAATCAAGAATCACATTTTTAAAGGCATACATCTATTTTTTTGGCTAGGCATTTCAAATGTGATGTAATAAAAGATTAACACAAAAgtaatttctatttataaaatttaaaatggcagGTTTTCTGTGTGATGTTTGAATCTGAGATGATTTGACTGGCATGAGGCCCATCATTGGGAGGTAAAAATTATAGCACAAAGAAAACTAAGCAGGTGCATGTGAGGTATTGTCTCTTTATGCTCATCAAAAAATTATctccaaaagaaaagtttaaaaaaaggaaattattgttACAAATTGCATGAAATATATAGTGGGCTCAATTCGTAGCCCCCTCCATATCTGTGTCTCTATATGTAAATATAGAGATGTAGACATAACTTGTTTCTTCCTAAGTTATAT is a genomic window containing:
- the LOC102121007 gene encoding probable G-protein coupled receptor 75 isoform X2 translates to MAMMPVVLHHPERQAELGSGLRDGGGGEALRPPGRRRRHFSLKMNSTGHLQDAPNATSLHVPHSPEGNSTSLQEGLQDLIHTATLVTCTFLLAVIFCLGSYGNFIVFLSFFDPAFRKFRTNFDFMILNLSFCDLFICGVTAPMFTFVLFFSSASSIPDAFCFTFHLTSSGFIIMSLKTVAVIALHRLRMVLGKQPNRMASFPCTVLLTLLLWATSFTLATLATLKTSKSHLCLPMSSLIAGKGKAILSLYVVDFTFCVAVVSVSYIMIAQTLRKNAQVRKCPPVITVDASRPQPFMGVPVQGGGDPIQCAMPALYRNQNYNKLQHVQTRGYTKSPNQLATPAASRLQLVSAINLSTAKDSKAVVTCVIIVLSVLVCCLPLGISLVQVVLSSNGSFILYQFELFGFTLIFFKSGLNPFIYSRNSAGLRRKVLWCLQYIGLGFFCCKQKTRLRAMGKGNLEVNRNKSSHHETNSAYMLSPKPQKKFVDQACGPSHSKESVVSPKISAGHQHCGQSSSTPINTRIEPYYSIYNSSPSQEESSPCNLQPVNSFGFANSYIAMHYHTTNDLMQEYDSTSAKQIPVPSV
- the LOC102121007 gene encoding probable G-protein coupled receptor 75 isoform X6, which codes for MNSTGHLQDAPNATSLHVPHSPEGNSTSLQEGLQDLIHTATLVTCTFLLAVIFCLGSYGNFIVFLSFFDPAFRKFRTNFDFMILNLSFCDLFICGVTAPMFTFVLFFSSASSIPDAFCFTFHLTSSGFIIMSLKTVAVIALHRLRMVLGKQPNRMASFPCTVLLTLLLWATSFTLATLATLKTSKSHLCLPMSSLIAGKGKAILSLYVVDFTFCVAVVSVSYIMIAQTLRKNAQVRKCPPVITVDASRPQPFMGVPVQGGGDPIQCAMPALYRNQNYNKLQHVQTRGYTKSPNQLATPAASRLQLVSAINLSTAKDSKAVVTCVIIVLSVLVCCLPLGISLVQVVLSSNGSFILYQFELFGFTLIFFKSGLNPFIYSRNSAGLRRKVLWCLQYIGLGFFCCKQKTRLRAMGKGNLEVNRNKSSHHETNSAYMLSPKPQKKFVDQACGPSHSKESVVSPKISAGHQHCGQSSSTPINTRIEPYYSIYNSSPSQEESSPCNLQPVNSFGFANSYIAMHYHTTNDLMQEYDSTSAKQIPVPSV